The Leptospira johnsonii genome window below encodes:
- the fliH gene encoding flagellar assembly protein FliH produces MSKLVFKPIQIADMQDQVELQIPDKYKKFHRDEDAEEFEVDQEGNIIEQYQGPSIEEIEAELNRYKEETEENIKTMLEDSRRKSEEIEEEGRKKAFQMIQDSKEKIKLEEDSGKAKAEQILERAKMEAERMIKEAEMKTAEIEHEAYLKGFEAGREVGFRKGQGEVRRLIDRLGTIVGKAIDIRAELIQASEKQMVEMILIIARKIIKDEIIERKEIVLNNIREALKRIKDRDRVDIRVNFADLEITTAHKDELIKLMESLRKVNIYEDSRVDRGGVIIETDVGAIDARISTQLKEIEEAIRNAEPI; encoded by the coding sequence ATGTCAAAACTAGTCTTCAAACCTATCCAAATCGCGGACATGCAGGATCAGGTAGAGCTGCAAATTCCGGACAAATATAAGAAATTCCATAGGGACGAAGACGCCGAAGAGTTCGAGGTCGACCAAGAAGGAAATATTATAGAGCAATACCAAGGCCCATCCATCGAAGAGATAGAGGCCGAGCTCAACCGTTACAAAGAAGAAACGGAAGAAAACATCAAAACAATGCTCGAGGACTCCCGCCGCAAGTCGGAAGAGATCGAGGAAGAAGGTCGTAAAAAAGCCTTCCAAATGATCCAGGATTCCAAAGAGAAGATCAAACTCGAAGAGGATTCAGGTAAGGCCAAAGCGGAACAGATCTTGGAAAGAGCCAAGATGGAAGCCGAAAGAATGATCAAAGAAGCCGAGATGAAAACGGCAGAGATCGAACATGAGGCTTACTTAAAAGGATTCGAAGCAGGAAGAGAGGTAGGTTTTAGAAAGGGACAAGGAGAAGTCCGACGCCTCATCGACCGTCTCGGAACCATCGTAGGTAAAGCCATCGATATCCGCGCTGAACTCATCCAGGCATCCGAAAAGCAGATGGTGGAGATGATCCTTATCATCGCTCGTAAGATCATTAAAGATGAGATCATCGAGCGTAAAGAAATCGTACTCAATAATATCAGAGAAGCCCTAAAACGTATCAAGGATAGGGACCGTGTGGATATCCGGGTCAACTTTGCCGACTTGGAAATCACCACTGCCCACAAAGACGAACTTATCAAACTTATGGAGTCTCTTCGTAAGGTCAATATCTACGAAGACTCTCGCGTCGACAGAGGAGGAGTCATCATCGAGACAGATGTTGGTGCCATCGACGCAAGGATCTC